The following proteins come from a genomic window of Maribacter sp. HTCC2170:
- a CDS encoding DUF6909 family protein, whose amino-acid sequence MNPRTNTTRAQESTNAIERLYITMRHLFNRGFYKPMGVSGETLRNALLQLRPEIYGSIAEEKAELSGLVYVLERLPEGIEQCRFINLTSDEGYGKAHFDAIIPPKRRRNCYRIDDEQMNIEITRGRSDIYDILTHLTFLFIESYKISKRVLIEDSDKTIRDWDKLETVVKKQKLTQSEREVALIHTANILGRSFDEILEYYKKFATKKNPEKFLHIIYWMGKLAIEEEVTGDKRAITFTSLLRERLGHHIHGEVWANTIKEVLAKNELLSRPIHIISANMHSVMNSLFARKALSKEYPKNGSLEIYEALSSPKNKELQKKVTQIATKNGMIAIDDISGTNIDVQVFDLAKLGKDACCYDLGEDIPNNQKPVIFVMDYAFGEQAYETIDELLKPYKSAMKGDIFLDVASISIMGKAGILEGGKGDLMIPSAHIFEGTSDNYPFKNELCAKDFQGHGLEVFEGAMVTVLGTSLQNRDILKFFHKSTWNVIGLEMEGVHYQKAIQSASKIRRSIREDVKVRYAYYASDNPLETGSTLASGGLGTTGVKPTYLITDRILEQIFNS is encoded by the coding sequence ATGAATCCAAGAACTAATACGACAAGAGCACAAGAATCTACAAATGCAATAGAACGTTTGTACATTACAATGCGACATTTATTTAATCGGGGGTTCTATAAGCCCATGGGTGTTTCAGGCGAAACACTAAGAAATGCACTTTTGCAATTACGCCCAGAAATTTATGGCTCAATAGCCGAGGAAAAGGCTGAGTTAAGTGGACTTGTATATGTTTTGGAACGTCTACCAGAAGGCATTGAACAATGCAGGTTTATAAACCTCACTTCAGACGAAGGTTATGGCAAAGCACATTTTGATGCAATTATACCACCTAAGAGAAGAAGAAATTGTTATCGTATCGATGATGAGCAAATGAATATTGAGATCACTAGGGGAAGATCCGATATTTATGACATTCTTACCCACCTAACTTTTTTGTTCATAGAATCTTACAAAATATCTAAGAGGGTATTGATAGAGGATTCCGATAAAACCATTCGAGATTGGGACAAACTGGAAACAGTGGTAAAAAAACAAAAGTTGACCCAGTCAGAGCGTGAGGTCGCTTTGATACATACTGCAAATATCTTAGGTAGGTCTTTTGATGAAATATTGGAGTATTACAAAAAGTTTGCAACCAAAAAGAATCCTGAAAAATTCTTACATATCATTTATTGGATGGGCAAACTGGCGATTGAAGAGGAGGTGACAGGAGATAAGCGTGCTATAACTTTCACTTCACTTTTACGAGAGCGACTTGGCCATCATATCCATGGTGAGGTTTGGGCAAACACGATAAAAGAGGTTTTGGCAAAAAATGAACTACTCTCAAGACCAATACACATCATTAGTGCAAATATGCACAGTGTCATGAATTCTTTGTTTGCAAGAAAGGCACTTAGTAAAGAGTATCCTAAGAATGGCTCGTTGGAAATTTACGAGGCATTAAGTTCACCAAAAAACAAAGAACTGCAGAAAAAGGTAACTCAAATTGCTACTAAGAATGGGATGATAGCCATTGACGACATCTCTGGAACCAACATAGATGTTCAGGTTTTTGACTTGGCCAAACTAGGAAAAGATGCTTGTTGTTATGATTTGGGCGAGGACATTCCAAATAATCAAAAACCTGTTATATTTGTTATGGACTATGCCTTTGGAGAGCAAGCATATGAAACCATAGACGAGCTTTTAAAGCCCTACAAAAGTGCAATGAAAGGGGATATATTTTTGGATGTAGCTTCAATTTCAATAATGGGGAAAGCAGGAATCTTAGAAGGTGGCAAAGGAGATTTAATGATTCCATCAGCGCATATTTTTGAAGGTACATCAGATAATTATCCATTCAAGAATGAATTATGTGCCAAGGATTTTCAGGGACATGGATTGGAAGTATTTGAAGGTGCAATGGTTACAGTTTTAGGCACATCTCTGCAAAACAGAGATATTCTGAAGTTTTTCCATAAGTCTACCTGGAATGTCATAGGATTAGAGATGGAAGGTGTGCATTATCAGAAAGCAATACAATCGGCTTCAAAGATTCGCAGGAGTATTAGAGAGGATGTAAAGGTCAGATATGCCTATTATGCTTCTGATAATCCTTTGGAAACGGGAAGTACATTGGCATCGGGAGGTTTGGGAACAACAGGCGTTAAACCCACCTATTTAATAACTGACAGAATTTTAGAACAAATATTTAACTCATAG